Proteins encoded in a region of the Scrofimicrobium sp. R131 genome:
- a CDS encoding methionine/alanine import family NSS transporter small subunit, whose amino-acid sequence MSGAALIMMAVTLLIIWGGLVASVIALKVLPVPTDQPGENAEAAGETAGENAGESA is encoded by the coding sequence ATGAGTGGAGCCGCCCTGATCATGATGGCCGTTACCCTGCTGATTATTTGGGGTGGGCTGGTGGCCTCGGTAATTGCTCTGAAAGTGCTGCCGGTCCCGACGGATCAGCCGGGGGAAAACGCGGAGGCCGCCGGGGAAACTGCGGGGGAGAATGCTGGCGAATCTGCGTAG